The DNA sequence ATCTGCTGTGATTGCTCACTGCTTAACAATCGTTGAATCGTGCGACCGGTCCAATAACGATTAAACTGAGCAAGAAAATGAAGTAAATAATGTTTACATTTAAACGCCTCTACCGCTGTTTTCTTATACAAATCATAGGCTAACAATAAATTCCCATGCTTAAATTGATAGTAGGCACGGTGATAATGTTGCCAAATCCCATCTCCTTGGTTCATGCACTCGGTTAAGACACTCGTATACGGTGGCAGCAAATAATTTTTATCATCATTTTGAATAGAATGCACCGATCCATCTGGAAATTTAACCGTCCTAATCCCTGCTTTGTTAAGTTGCCAACACGTCCGTTCATCTAGAACATAAGGTTTAGATAAGTTTAAGACTCCCATTTCAGTCACTTCTTCTTTGATTAGATGCCTTAAATCATTTAAGCGGACTCGATTTAATTCATCAAGAGGCGTGAGTCGCTCACCAAGCTCATTATCATCGCTAGAATAGCGATATAATTCATCAAGATTTAGTTTTGAAAGTGCCTGAAAAAATGTTAAATAGCGTTGTTCATACGTTGCATCATCCACATTCGATAAAAGATGGTTCACATCAATCACATGGATGCCTTGTGACTTATAATAATCAAAGTTATTTTGATCCAACGTTTGCTCTAAATATAATAGATAAACGGGTTGAAAACTACTTCCCTGTAATTCTTTCACCCAATTTAAAATAAGTTTCATATTTCGATCGTTTAATGAGTATCCAATAAAAAGTGTAATATTTGAGGCGATAATGGATTTCACCATCGTTTCAATGAGACGAAACTGACTACTATAAGAGAGATAGTCATTCTCTTTTAAGACCACATTTTGATGTTTCACATCGCCATGCATTTTAATGAGGAATTTCTTAGTTCGCGTTTGCGATACTTCTTCATCTTTTGCAATGACATCATAAAAAAGTCCTCGCGCATAAATCGCTTGCTCAAGTAAATCATCGTAATTCGTTGTAATGAGATGAATCGGATTTAAGTTTAAGATTTCATCATGAATTTTATTACTTTGTAAATCGAGATCAAAAATATCTCGTAATAAATCATAATACTCTTTATGTCCACGCAGGTTATAATATTTTTGTGGAATTCGTAAGTATTCATTTTGCGAATAGCGTTCTTTTTGTTCTGAAAATGGACCAGAAAATCGATCAATGACTTCTTTCCATGATGGAAAATTAGATAACATCGAAACACCTGCTCCAACAACGATGACTAGCTTGTTATCTTCTGATGCCTTTTTGATAATCCGTAAACTTTCTTGCGTAAAGGACTTCACCTCCCTCACCTCCATTATTACCAATTTATGTAATTTCCGATAATTACATACTCCAATTCATCTCTGAATTTACAATAAAATCAGATTTAGAAACGTTCAAAATTAAAATCGTACTTAGGGTTTAAACAGTTAAATAATCCTTTAGCCTTCATTATGGTCCGTTCACACACCTCTCTTAGCCAAAATATCTATTTCTCCTGATAAAAGCATCTCATTAGGATAAACTAAATTTAGATTAATACTGGGAGTGATTGAAATGAGTTTAAAAGAGACATACGAAGATTTACAACAAAAGGCTTCTAAAATCAAACATGAACTAGCATCACTAAAAACTGAAATGACCCTATTAGAAGAAAATATTCATGGGATTGAACTTAATCCAAATTTTTTAGAAACAGACGTACAGCCTCTTTATGAATCGCTTTGGAATTTGCAAATGGCTTATAAAAAGCGTCAAACGGAATTAAATACTGTAACACTTCAACTGAATCAACTTGATCACATTCTTGAAGGTATCATGGAAACTGATCAAATGATCTAAAAAAAACCACCAGTAGAACTGGTGGTTTTTTTTTATTCGAAATAAATGGGATGATAACTAATAATATAACTTTCATTTCCATCATGTTGAAGGGTTACACTTGCCACCCCAACTTGATGACACTCAATAGATTGATGCCAATTTTTAATTAAAGAGATGGGTTCTATCACTGTTTCATCCACTTCATATAAATCTAAATCAATCGTATAAGTTCCATCATCATTGAACTGACATTGATAAATTTCAGGATAGATTTGATAGGTTTTTAACTTAATATCTGGTCGTGCCACATAATCTCCTAAATCAATATAGATTCCTGACAATTGTGCCTCTTGATTAAAATACTGCTCTATCAATGAAAACATCATTTTTTTATCAAAAGAAGCATAGGCTTCATCTTCACGCCACATCGGTTCAACCATCGCCGGATAGTCTAACTGCAAAAGTTGTGAGGAAAAATTTAATAGTTGTAACGAACAGTCGTCTCCTTCTTCATAATCAGCAAAATGTGTAACAGTCAATGCCTTAAAGTATTCATTTAATTCTGCGACTTGTTCATTCGATAGTGGAATCGTCCATTCATCTTCTCGATCATCTAATCCCTCATCTACTTTTTTACCATTCATTGAACAAGCTACCAAGCAAAGAGTCATTAACGAAAAACAAATCACACTCATTATTTGTTTCATTAGATTTCCTCTCCTTTAAGAGTCTCTATGACTTTGATAGTACATTATATTCAATGATTCGCCTAAACTTGACATATTAAAAAGCTATGACAACAATTAGCCATAGCTTCTTTAGTGATGAAATGAATATTTATCTAGACATTCCGTTACCATTTATATGTGAAAATAACACCTAATATTCCTCTTTTTGATCTGCTTCAATCATCAGTCTAGCTAAATGATTAACGGTATTTCCCCAAGTACAAAACATTAAATCAATTAAATCATCGCATCCTAAAAAAGCAACAGCGCTCTGTGTATCCCGCTTCAAGTCTTTTATTTGAATATCACAATTATCCACCAGTTCAGTATGTGAAGGGGATATCACATACTGAACCGATTCTTTTAAACGATATTCTTCCTCTAGTTCAAATACCTCATGATGGTTCTCCATCGTTGTCAAAGAGGCATTTTGAGGACTTGGTGTCGAATTCACTTTAAATGACGTCACAATCGCATGCGTGATTTCGCGTGCATTCGTAAAATTTCCGTGTAGAGAAACTGAAATTTGTGTCAAACATTGATTAGAAATAAGCATCGCATACGTTTGACTTCCAGCGGTACTCATCGCCTGCTCGATAATCACAGCTGGATAACCATCGATCATGGCTTCAGTCATCGTTTTAATTGAAAATTGATGTTGCATAATGCCAACCATCCGTTTTAAAAAGGCTAGTTTGTCTGTCTTCGTTTGAAAAGATGCGTCATTAAGTCGTTGACTACTAATCGTCACGGTTAGAGGCGCGATACTATAATCATGATACTGATTCGCCTCATAAGCAATAAACTCATAACCATCACAATTGGTCATCGTATTCAAATGATTTGGTACACAGATACTGTAATTTAAAATATCATATTCCACTAAATTTCCATAAGCATACTCACGAGCAGCATATTTTCCTAACAACTCTTCTAAATTTAAATTTAGTCCCTGAAAAGTCGTACAGAATTGATGATTTAATCTCATGAACCCATTTCCCCTTTTATCAAAGATATTCGATTGTAGTCGTCTTTTTTACTACATTGTCA is a window from the Turicibacter bilis genome containing:
- a CDS encoding SIR2 family protein, whose translation is MKSFTQESLRIIKKASEDNKLVIVVGAGVSMLSNFPSWKEVIDRFSGPFSEQKERYSQNEYLRIPQKYYNLRGHKEYYDLLRDIFDLDLQSNKIHDEILNLNPIHLITTNYDDLLEQAIYARGLFYDVIAKDEEVSQTRTKKFLIKMHGDVKHQNVVLKENDYLSYSSQFRLIETMVKSIIASNITLFIGYSLNDRNMKLILNWVKELQGSSFQPVYLLYLEQTLDQNNFDYYKSQGIHVIDVNHLLSNVDDATYEQRYLTFFQALSKLNLDELYRYSSDDNELGERLTPLDELNRVRLNDLRHLIKEEVTEMGVLNLSKPYVLDERTCWQLNKAGIRTVKFPDGSVHSIQNDDKNYLLPPYTSVLTECMNQGDGIWQHYHRAYYQFKHGNLLLAYDLYKKTAVEAFKCKHYLLHFLAQFNRYWTGRTIQRLLSSEQSQQIVDEIRQLNLELMYHHLPASFKRKYAFLADLSNFYFIYKYLNDMIQLINELPNQDQAFARLNFKAQELFEFMHENQLVIDQYLEVSHLYKSYIEARLYHNSEELDSFTVHLIIKYMGEEELKHLMKRLNRKQFQTPHVNELILYYKQLLAVLTQPNLTTLMKVHVQKMVKITLALLSVIQLKEEELLSMLQLLFNDGSSMILITDCLNFLRAQLNQSSQFPKAVENLIEEQLTHQFIKKYLLNEEIESCYIQFTSFLSQPVEKLRPLIDLYLTQIDSFELVTLTPVIDEELQMKVSEALTRRLKKEFNFKLLRQAFEFKLELAYDEFEQQIKAHITHHPKDLCAVGELIACGVLDRNSFEFFMNQDSCAYFLTHYEQIEQAPLESDWFWQLSRDIHQRLAKTHHYQAIKQALIQKIRTKVAAPELIDLYFDLYHH